A genome region from Nocardiopsis exhalans includes the following:
- a CDS encoding putative quinol monooxygenase gives MAFANVVTLETQPGRRDEAVAILSRRNPQLDETGCLLYEVGTSEERPDTVFVAELWESAQAHRAALELDSVRAAIAEARPLMTGRTSSEKFDVAGSPLRD, from the coding sequence ATGGCGTTCGCGAACGTGGTGACCCTGGAAACGCAGCCGGGCCGACGGGACGAGGCCGTGGCGATCCTGAGCCGCCGCAATCCCCAGCTGGACGAGACCGGATGCCTGCTGTACGAGGTGGGTACCAGCGAGGAGCGGCCGGACACGGTGTTCGTCGCCGAGCTGTGGGAGTCGGCGCAGGCGCACCGCGCGGCCCTGGAACTGGACAGCGTGCGCGCCGCGATCGCCGAGGCACGGCCGCTGATGACCGGCCGGACCAGCAGCGAGAAGTTCGACGTCGCGGGTTCTCCCCTGCGCGACTGA
- a CDS encoding tetratricopeptide repeat protein, translating into MSSGHEHRNGTAAGEDRFGNPLGRRPGQPAPANSPSSPGDDFHTSRNPVNWPIRVGLIPEPAAHLRQRALSGVLDEALSTFGGPAAHQVLSGESGVGKTQLAAHHARFLRAHPVPNQRPEVLLWADAATREGVVFAYAQAARQLFARVPGDPELAAGQFLAWLHDPVDAEGRRWLVVWDDLTDPAEVEDLWPPAGRERGRMIVTTRRPGRRSGHDRAPDRESGRDPARELSRALDLNARRLVTVQEFSPAEADGYLRASFLEAGIDYTDDELRSLTTALGHLPLALAQATAYMADLQLSPAAYLELFHRRTAALADSFPRWATRSPVAVTWELAVERADAHHPEGVARPLMGLIALLDSAATPEQVLVSRPIRNYLGRRTFPARTLARHEVRLALASLERLALVSRDTPLVIGAHHLTQRAALEHTRTRPTREAVRSIADGLVHVWPDTAQDSALGRRLRSNTAVLRERTDGRVRVWSWLWEEGIHPVLFRAGRGLDSSRQMEWAVTYWEVLAEAVAHTLDPDHTGRPHHPRHPQHPHGFGRFERPGQPEAPVGPGPDHLAYWSGATADLAQAQRSFEDLYERQLRVLGPDHLDTLRTRHGLAYLRSRAGDTTGAIVRYRNLLADLERVVGPDRVETLSTRGNLAVCRAESGDLTAAVLSSQELLADQREHLGPDHPNTLNTLHNLAHWRGVAGDAEGAVTELRELVTVQEEVLGPDHPSTLTSRHNLAYWQARAHDTTGAAHALEALVEDRRRVQGPEHPDTLASLRQLERLRRECRARSQSDPSGRPCDDSGARESQAGTNGGNGGAHEVDPNDEPTGPQALNQSWS; encoded by the coding sequence TTGAGCTCTGGCCACGAACACCGCAATGGAACGGCCGCGGGCGAGGACCGCTTCGGCAACCCCCTCGGCCGACGGCCCGGCCAACCCGCACCGGCGAACAGTCCCTCCTCCCCGGGGGACGACTTCCACACCAGCCGAAACCCGGTGAACTGGCCCATCAGGGTAGGCCTCATCCCGGAACCCGCTGCGCACCTGCGGCAGCGCGCGCTCTCCGGTGTCCTCGACGAGGCCCTCAGCACCTTCGGGGGCCCCGCCGCGCACCAGGTGCTCTCCGGGGAGAGCGGGGTCGGCAAGACCCAGCTCGCCGCCCACCACGCCCGTTTCCTGCGCGCGCACCCCGTTCCGAACCAGCGGCCCGAAGTCCTGCTGTGGGCGGACGCCGCCACCCGGGAGGGGGTCGTCTTCGCCTACGCCCAGGCGGCCCGGCAGCTCTTCGCGCGGGTCCCGGGCGACCCCGAGCTCGCCGCCGGACAGTTCCTGGCCTGGTTGCACGACCCGGTGGACGCCGAGGGCCGCCGCTGGCTGGTGGTGTGGGACGACCTCACCGACCCGGCCGAGGTCGAGGACCTGTGGCCGCCCGCGGGCCGCGAACGCGGGCGGATGATCGTCACCACCCGCCGCCCCGGCCGCCGATCCGGTCACGACCGCGCCCCCGACCGTGAGTCCGGACGCGACCCCGCTCGCGAGCTCAGCCGCGCGCTCGACCTCAACGCCCGCCGGCTGGTCACCGTCCAGGAGTTCTCCCCCGCCGAAGCCGACGGCTACCTGCGGGCCTCGTTCCTGGAAGCGGGGATCGATTACACCGACGACGAACTACGCTCCCTCACCACCGCCCTCGGCCATCTCCCCCTCGCCCTCGCCCAGGCCACCGCGTACATGGCGGACCTCCAGCTCTCCCCCGCCGCCTACCTGGAACTGTTCCACCGGCGCACGGCCGCGCTGGCCGACTCCTTCCCCCGCTGGGCCACCCGCTCCCCGGTCGCCGTCACCTGGGAACTGGCTGTGGAGCGCGCCGACGCCCACCACCCCGAAGGCGTGGCCCGCCCCCTGATGGGACTGATCGCCCTCCTGGACTCCGCGGCCACCCCCGAGCAGGTCCTCGTCTCCCGCCCCATCCGCAACTACCTGGGGCGGCGCACCTTTCCCGCGCGCACCCTGGCCCGGCACGAGGTCCGGCTGGCACTGGCCTCACTGGAGCGGCTCGCGCTCGTCTCACGGGACACCCCGCTGGTGATCGGCGCCCACCACCTCACCCAGCGCGCCGCGCTCGAACACACGCGCACCCGGCCCACCCGGGAGGCGGTCCGCTCCATCGCGGACGGGCTGGTGCACGTGTGGCCGGACACCGCCCAGGACTCGGCTCTGGGGCGCAGACTGCGTTCGAACACCGCCGTGCTGCGCGAGCGTACCGACGGCCGGGTCCGGGTGTGGAGCTGGTTGTGGGAGGAGGGCATTCACCCGGTGTTGTTCCGTGCCGGTCGCGGTCTGGACTCCTCCCGCCAGATGGAGTGGGCGGTCACGTACTGGGAGGTGCTGGCCGAGGCGGTCGCGCACACCCTGGACCCCGACCACACCGGCCGCCCGCACCATCCCCGCCACCCCCAGCATCCGCATGGTTTCGGCCGCTTCGAGCGTCCCGGGCAGCCTGAGGCTCCGGTGGGCCCCGGCCCCGACCACCTGGCGTACTGGTCGGGCGCGACCGCGGACCTGGCCCAGGCGCAGCGTTCGTTCGAGGACCTCTACGAACGCCAGCTGCGCGTGCTCGGCCCCGACCACCTGGACACCCTGCGTACCCGGCACGGCCTGGCCTACCTGCGTTCCCGGGCGGGCGACACGACCGGCGCGATCGTCCGCTACCGGAACCTGCTGGCGGACCTGGAGCGGGTGGTGGGCCCGGACCGGGTGGAGACCCTGAGCACCCGGGGCAACCTGGCGGTCTGCCGGGCCGAGTCGGGAGATCTGACCGCGGCGGTGTTGTCCTCCCAGGAGCTCCTCGCAGACCAGCGCGAACACCTGGGCCCGGACCACCCGAACACCCTCAACACCCTGCACAACCTCGCCCACTGGCGCGGCGTCGCCGGGGACGCCGAGGGTGCGGTGACAGAACTCCGCGAGCTGGTCACCGTCCAGGAGGAGGTGCTGGGGCCCGACCACCCGAGCACTCTGACCAGTCGGCACAACCTGGCCTACTGGCAGGCCCGCGCCCACGACACCACGGGGGCCGCGCACGCTCTGGAGGCCCTGGTGGAGGACCGCCGCCGGGTCCAGGGCCCCGAGCACCCGGACACCCTCGCCAGCCTGCGCCAGCTGGAACGCCTGCGCCGCGAGTGCCGGGCCCGCTCCCAGTCCGACCCCAGCGGTCGGCCGTGCGACGACAGCGGTGCACGGGAGAGCCAGGCGGGCACCAACGGCGGCAACGGCGGCGCGCACGAGGTGGACCCCAACGACGAACCCACCGGACCCCAGGCGCTCAACCAGTCCTGGAGCTGA
- a CDS encoding VanZ family protein, with protein MAGAENLAWQADYAAQIEAEGLWGTTGGLALQERVLNTLLFVPIGVVAYFAFSSWTARLLFGPALSLTVEASQWALPWGRMADIGDLMVNSAGSVIGTLIAAFSVGAVSAIRPATQDEENKEGEEDDQLSPARG; from the coding sequence GTGGCAGGTGCTGAGAACCTCGCGTGGCAGGCGGACTACGCCGCCCAAATCGAAGCCGAGGGCCTGTGGGGTACCACCGGCGGCCTCGCGCTCCAAGAACGCGTCCTGAACACCCTGCTGTTCGTCCCGATCGGTGTGGTGGCCTACTTCGCCTTCAGCTCGTGGACGGCCAGGCTCCTGTTCGGCCCGGCTCTGTCCCTGACCGTGGAGGCCTCGCAGTGGGCGCTCCCCTGGGGCCGCATGGCCGACATCGGCGACCTCATGGTCAACAGCGCGGGTTCGGTGATCGGGACTCTGATCGCGGCGTTTTCGGTGGGGGCGGTCTCAGCGATCCGCCCAGCCACCCAGGACGAGGAGAACAAAGAGGGCGAAGAGGACGACCAGCTCAGTCCCGCGCGAGGATAA
- a CDS encoding zeta toxin family protein gives MGTDAGEGIRGLREHFLRAHEQERLRGGARRVRVLYQQLAATAEIGSPEQGDYERGVHFYLDIERTVHLLERWSRGVLLSEYPKLADELSRLIRPRPRRDLSAREHALVLERRLAALTPFEEPRREPGRRPQAIFLAGQPGAGKTSLQESIRDVLGASTAVVYHRDDNAEAHPLYAQIFEEDPFTALPEAARDLAPDLEQRCLEHLWAQRYDTVVVDPLGDRADARDLLDGFAEAGYRVAVAFVAAHSSQSLLGIADRFKRGLDHEGLGRWTESEEHQRIYDALPGVARHLESGNHAEAVYVVDRGGGVVYENHRPADGVFEPPYAAGKRLRARRDSVPTPEESEHFNDRLAHLRSRSARRNSPDGRDRPGPRNRPGTAG, from the coding sequence ATGGGCACCGACGCGGGGGAGGGGATCCGGGGCTTGCGGGAGCACTTCCTCCGAGCGCACGAGCAGGAACGCCTGCGCGGCGGCGCGCGCCGGGTCCGCGTCCTCTACCAGCAGCTCGCCGCCACCGCCGAGATCGGCTCCCCCGAACAGGGCGACTACGAGCGCGGCGTTCACTTCTACCTCGACATCGAACGCACCGTGCACTTACTGGAGCGCTGGAGCCGCGGCGTGCTCCTGTCCGAATACCCGAAACTCGCCGACGAGCTCTCCCGGCTGATCCGCCCCCGGCCCCGGCGCGACCTCAGCGCACGGGAGCACGCCCTGGTCCTGGAACGCCGACTGGCCGCGCTCACCCCCTTCGAGGAACCCCGACGCGAACCCGGCCGACGCCCCCAGGCGATCTTCCTCGCGGGCCAGCCCGGGGCGGGCAAGACCTCGCTCCAGGAGAGCATCCGCGACGTCCTCGGCGCGAGCACCGCCGTGGTCTACCACCGGGACGACAACGCCGAAGCGCACCCCCTCTACGCGCAGATCTTCGAGGAGGACCCGTTCACCGCCCTGCCCGAAGCCGCCCGTGACCTCGCCCCCGACCTCGAACAGCGCTGCCTGGAGCACCTGTGGGCGCAGCGGTACGACACCGTGGTGGTCGACCCGCTCGGCGATCGCGCGGACGCGCGGGACCTCCTCGACGGGTTCGCGGAGGCCGGATACCGGGTGGCCGTGGCGTTCGTGGCCGCGCACAGCAGCCAGAGCCTGCTGGGCATCGCCGACCGCTTCAAGCGCGGGCTGGACCACGAAGGGCTCGGCCGCTGGACCGAGAGCGAAGAGCACCAGCGGATCTACGACGCGCTCCCGGGCGTGGCCCGCCACCTGGAGTCCGGAAACCACGCCGAGGCGGTGTACGTGGTCGACCGCGGGGGAGGCGTCGTCTACGAGAACCACCGCCCCGCCGACGGGGTCTTCGAACCGCCGTACGCGGCGGGGAAACGTCTCCGGGCCCGCCGGGACAGCGTGCCCACACCTGAGGAGAGCGAGCACTTCAACGACCGCCTGGCCCACCTGCGCTCCCGCTCCGCGCGCCGGAACAGCCCCGACGGCCGCGACCGCCCCGGCCCCCGAAACCGCCCCGGCACGGCGGGCTGA
- a CDS encoding DUF695 domain-containing protein, translated as MALFRRRRSADSSDSTESTAAVSAFWDAWPAVRSALAESVESDAPASAEVSDQVSALVKAIHPDLDWEVGRAPQPQGGLEDLDLSPDVDPAKLLEQLAALDDPSKITDSPSYALTLRPGASEEARIQSERWSRSAPEDTEWRFLPVRPADHEQLGGTVRWDDHELDLSHVSVSMRVNQGTGKIEVGVYHPDNMFLSGETRQAVAEHVTLLSLGEDEYVRWIGKVASLDERPLDPLPPTSMPAVAKQMGDLLGGTDGWVTLHGKLPLQGPVEILLRHPVTRRDFPALALFVQVLVPYSDADSDRLPHENSVVALADLEARLSGILGENGALFMQQTVAGQRMYIYYLDPDSGVLPEFENELMGWPEGKVQLRTQLDPKWKQFGLARRPYLRQIGR; from the coding sequence ATGGCTCTGTTCCGTCGTCGCCGATCCGCCGACTCCTCTGACTCCACCGAATCCACGGCCGCCGTCTCCGCCTTCTGGGACGCCTGGCCCGCCGTGCGCTCGGCCCTGGCCGAGTCCGTCGAGTCCGACGCCCCCGCCTCCGCCGAGGTGTCCGATCAGGTCTCGGCTCTGGTCAAGGCGATCCACCCGGACCTGGACTGGGAGGTGGGCCGCGCGCCCCAGCCCCAGGGCGGTCTGGAGGACCTCGACCTGTCGCCCGACGTCGACCCGGCCAAGCTCCTGGAGCAGCTCGCGGCCCTGGACGACCCCTCCAAGATCACCGACTCCCCCTCCTACGCGCTGACCCTGCGCCCGGGCGCCTCCGAGGAGGCGCGCATCCAGTCCGAGCGCTGGTCGCGTTCGGCGCCCGAGGACACCGAGTGGCGGTTCCTCCCGGTGCGCCCCGCCGACCACGAGCAGCTCGGCGGCACGGTGCGCTGGGACGACCACGAGCTGGACCTGTCCCACGTGTCCGTGTCCATGCGCGTCAACCAGGGCACCGGCAAGATCGAGGTGGGCGTCTACCACCCGGACAACATGTTCCTGTCCGGCGAGACCCGCCAGGCGGTGGCCGAGCACGTCACGCTGCTGTCACTGGGCGAGGACGAGTACGTGCGCTGGATCGGGAAGGTGGCGTCGCTGGACGAGCGTCCGCTGGACCCGCTTCCGCCGACCTCCATGCCGGCCGTGGCCAAGCAGATGGGCGACCTGCTCGGCGGGACCGACGGCTGGGTGACGCTGCACGGCAAGCTCCCGCTGCAGGGCCCGGTCGAGATCCTGCTGCGCCACCCGGTGACCCGCCGCGACTTCCCCGCGCTGGCACTGTTCGTACAGGTCCTCGTGCCGTACTCGGACGCGGACTCCGACCGCCTCCCCCACGAGAACTCGGTGGTGGCGCTGGCCGACCTGGAGGCCCGCCTCTCGGGCATCCTCGGTGAGAACGGCGCGCTGTTCATGCAGCAGACCGTGGCCGGGCAGCGGATGTACATCTACTACCTGGACCCGGACTCCGGCGTGCTGCCCGAGTTCGAGAACGAGCTGATGGGCTGGCCCGAGGGCAAGGTGCAGCTGCGCACCCAGCTGGACCCGAAGTGGAAGCAGTTCGGACTGGCCCGCCGCCCCTATCTCCGCCAGATCGGGCGCTAG
- the mnmA gene encoding tRNA 2-thiouridine(34) synthase MnmA: MTLRVLAAMSGGVDSAVAAARVAEAGYDVTGVHLALSKNPQSYRTGARGCCTVEDSHDARRAADVIGIPFYVWDMSEEFDREVVQDFVAEYEAGNTPNPCLRCNEKIKFEAVLDRAVALGFDAVATGHHVRKIDGRLVRSVDEGKDQSYVLGVLNAEQLDHAMFPLGDCTKDEVRAEAERRGLSVADKPDSHDICFIADGDTAGFLNRRLGEKPGPIQDQDGNVVGTHKGSHGFTIGQRKGLGLGGAPNPRYVLSIEPVNNTVTVGPREALRVDEIVGTKPVWSGSEPLAEPTDCHVQLRAHGEVYPATVVQREAEDGPELVVRLAEPAKGVAAGQAVVVYDGDTVLGSATIRSTARSEKAQAEAAEAASA; the protein is encoded by the coding sequence ATGACTTTGCGTGTACTGGCCGCCATGTCCGGCGGGGTCGATTCCGCGGTAGCCGCGGCCCGTGTGGCCGAGGCGGGGTACGACGTCACCGGCGTTCACCTGGCCCTCTCCAAGAACCCACAGTCCTACCGAACCGGTGCGCGGGGCTGCTGCACCGTCGAGGACTCCCACGACGCCCGCCGCGCCGCGGACGTCATCGGCATCCCCTTCTACGTGTGGGACATGTCGGAGGAGTTCGACCGCGAGGTGGTGCAGGACTTCGTCGCCGAGTACGAGGCGGGCAACACCCCCAACCCGTGCCTGCGCTGCAACGAGAAGATCAAGTTCGAGGCGGTGCTGGACCGCGCCGTCGCGCTGGGCTTCGACGCCGTGGCCACCGGGCACCACGTCCGCAAGATCGACGGCCGCCTGGTCCGCAGCGTCGACGAGGGCAAGGACCAGTCGTACGTGCTGGGCGTGCTCAACGCCGAGCAGCTCGACCACGCGATGTTCCCGCTCGGTGACTGCACCAAGGACGAGGTGCGCGCCGAGGCCGAGCGCCGCGGGCTCTCGGTGGCCGACAAGCCGGACAGCCACGACATCTGCTTCATCGCCGACGGTGACACCGCCGGGTTCCTGAACCGTCGGCTCGGCGAGAAGCCCGGGCCGATCCAGGACCAGGACGGCAACGTGGTGGGCACCCACAAGGGCTCCCACGGGTTCACGATCGGCCAGCGCAAGGGCCTGGGTCTGGGCGGCGCCCCGAACCCGCGCTACGTGCTCTCCATCGAGCCGGTGAACAACACGGTCACGGTCGGCCCGCGCGAGGCGCTGCGGGTGGACGAGATCGTGGGGACCAAGCCGGTCTGGAGCGGCAGCGAGCCGCTGGCCGAGCCCACCGACTGCCACGTCCAGCTGCGGGCGCACGGCGAGGTGTACCCGGCCACGGTCGTGCAGCGCGAGGCCGAGGACGGCCCGGAGCTGGTGGTCCGGCTGGCCGAGCCCGCCAAGGGCGTGGCCGCGGGGCAGGCCGTGGTGGTCTACGACGGCGACACGGTGCTGGGGTCGGCGACGATCCGGTCCACCGCGCGCTCGGAGAAGGCACAGGCCGAGGCGGCGGAGGCGGCTTCGGCGTGA
- a CDS encoding DedA family protein: MPQFAFLEGQPFWVIYCTLLVVILLRAPATYWIGRGLGAGVTRSRMGERLGPKLDAAKQRIDRYGAPVVTLSFFTVGMQTAINFSAGAVKMRFPRYFAAVFVGGLAWAGLWGTVIAGLVGTWLELFLRSPWTAVGVIVIAVAAVTALVVRSRLASRSRRAEESAAQPETASAP, translated from the coding sequence ATGCCGCAGTTCGCGTTTCTCGAGGGTCAGCCCTTCTGGGTGATCTACTGCACCCTGCTCGTGGTGATCCTGCTCCGCGCCCCCGCCACCTACTGGATCGGCCGCGGCCTGGGCGCCGGGGTCACCCGCAGCCGTATGGGCGAGCGGCTCGGCCCCAAGCTCGACGCCGCCAAGCAGCGCATCGACCGCTACGGCGCGCCCGTGGTCACCCTCAGCTTCTTCACCGTGGGCATGCAGACGGCGATCAACTTCTCCGCCGGTGCCGTGAAGATGCGCTTCCCCCGGTACTTCGCCGCGGTGTTCGTCGGCGGCCTGGCCTGGGCGGGCCTGTGGGGCACCGTGATCGCCGGGCTGGTCGGCACCTGGCTGGAACTCTTCCTCCGGTCGCCGTGGACCGCGGTGGGCGTGATCGTGATCGCCGTCGCGGCCGTCACCGCCCTGGTGGTGCGCTCGCGCCTGGCCAGCCGCTCCCGCCGGGCCGAGGAAAGCGCCGCCCAACCGGAGACCGCCTCCGCGCCCTGA
- a CDS encoding HAD family hydrolase — MRISVDAVLFDIDGTLVDSTGAVERTWRQWGEAHGIDPEEILAVSHGRRSEDTIAMFLPEDQIDEAAAELEELELADLDGVAALPATAELLSALPAARWAAVTSGGRRLMRTRLEAAKLPVPDVLVTADDVTTGKPDPQGYLKAAAALGVDPARCLVVEDAPAGVRAGLASGAAVLAVATSHSRTDLEGLGAAEVIDNLTFCTLETGPDGLILRTP; from the coding sequence ATGCGCATTTCTGTTGACGCCGTTCTCTTCGACATCGACGGCACACTCGTGGACTCCACCGGTGCCGTGGAGCGGACCTGGCGCCAGTGGGGCGAGGCCCACGGCATCGACCCCGAGGAGATCCTGGCGGTCTCCCACGGCAGGCGCTCCGAGGACACCATCGCGATGTTCCTGCCCGAGGACCAGATCGACGAGGCCGCCGCCGAACTCGAGGAACTCGAACTCGCCGACCTCGACGGCGTGGCCGCCCTGCCCGCCACCGCCGAACTCCTCTCCGCGCTGCCCGCCGCTCGCTGGGCCGCCGTCACCTCGGGCGGGCGCCGCCTCATGCGCACCCGCCTGGAGGCCGCGAAGCTCCCCGTGCCCGACGTGCTCGTCACCGCCGACGACGTCACCACGGGCAAGCCCGACCCCCAGGGCTACCTGAAGGCCGCCGCCGCGCTCGGCGTGGACCCCGCCCGCTGCCTGGTCGTCGAGGACGCCCCCGCCGGGGTGCGGGCCGGGCTGGCCTCCGGGGCCGCCGTCCTGGCCGTGGCCACCTCCCACAGCCGCACCGACCTGGAAGGGCTCGGCGCGGCCGAGGTCATCGACAACCTCACCTTCTGCACACTGGAAACCGGCCCCGACGGCCTCATCCTGCGCACGCCCTGA
- a CDS encoding methionine synthase, protein MGNVSQQQHYPCSAASATGVGSWPGEEPDEAMRTIVGELPDLPHLPELPARGAGADMIGRAAGLLVDLPVEVQPTGWRVVDTPGRDLARAGSFLSYDLDALTEHLHAYEGPLKVQLAGPWTLAASIELRNGQRLVSDSGAHRDLAESHLEGTLAHIADVRGRVPGAQLIVQIDEPSLPSVLLGSLPTASGLGRVPAVDRIQVEAALRALFAAIAETGAVPAAHCCAAGVPIDLLRRSGARALSVNALLLERTHDEMVGTAVEDGIGLLLGTVPATDSPAPAPGAAAGPTGRPAADRGMSDPATIVDPVRELWNRLGFSPDLLSRAVVTTPACGLAGASPRHARAALKAARDGARVLRDEPRK, encoded by the coding sequence TTGGGCAACGTGAGTCAACAGCAGCACTATCCCTGCTCCGCCGCGTCCGCCACCGGTGTCGGTTCCTGGCCGGGTGAGGAACCCGACGAAGCCATGCGGACCATCGTCGGCGAGCTCCCCGACCTGCCGCACCTGCCCGAACTCCCCGCGCGGGGAGCGGGCGCCGACATGATCGGGCGCGCCGCGGGCCTCCTCGTGGACCTGCCCGTCGAGGTCCAGCCCACCGGCTGGCGGGTCGTGGACACCCCCGGCCGGGACCTCGCCCGCGCCGGGAGCTTCCTCTCCTACGACCTCGACGCCCTCACCGAGCACCTGCACGCCTACGAGGGGCCGCTCAAGGTCCAGCTCGCCGGGCCCTGGACCCTGGCCGCGTCGATCGAGCTCCGCAACGGCCAGCGACTGGTCTCGGACTCCGGGGCCCATCGCGACCTCGCCGAGTCCCACCTGGAGGGCACCCTCGCGCACATCGCCGACGTGCGCGGGCGGGTGCCCGGGGCCCAGCTCATCGTTCAGATCGACGAACCCTCCCTGCCCTCGGTCCTGCTCGGCTCCCTGCCCACCGCCAGCGGCCTCGGCCGCGTGCCCGCCGTGGACCGGATCCAGGTCGAGGCGGCCCTGCGCGCGCTCTTCGCCGCCATCGCCGAGACCGGCGCCGTGCCCGCCGCGCACTGTTGCGCCGCCGGGGTCCCGATCGACCTCCTGCGCCGCAGCGGGGCCCGAGCCCTGAGCGTGAACGCGCTGCTGCTGGAGCGGACGCACGACGAGATGGTCGGCACCGCCGTGGAGGACGGGATCGGCCTCCTGCTCGGCACCGTCCCCGCCACGGACTCGCCCGCACCCGCCCCCGGAGCGGCCGCCGGGCCCACCGGGCGGCCTGCCGCGGACCGCGGAATGTCGGACCCGGCGACTATCGTCGACCCTGTTCGAGAGTTGTGGAACCGGCTGGGATTCAGCCCTGACCTGCTCTCCCGCGCGGTGGTCACCACCCCCGCCTGCGGGCTGGCAGGGGCCTCACCCCGGCACGCCAGAGCAGCGCTCAAGGCCGCCAGGGACGGCGCCCGGGTCCTGCGGGACGAACCCCGCAAGTGA